In the genome of Streptomyces sp. NBC_00190, one region contains:
- a CDS encoding DUF4246 domain-containing protein — MTGLPAFPLPFHASRSISFATPRTLRELQMMQCSSHIRAKPGWFDKMNDADIVARWTQEAVAQGLTEAQVRYVLAELVHYAALRDGRTGVEVSAVDGVWQSDALVDDKLRSRLREAVQVLEQVPEAEQDWHPGSDGQVLDLVHPSLFCLVREASGAPERAWQNPTDRYSRYEFSEKFQWLPTDVDVSDDGDVAFRSYVNNVHPEIHHELAAVLPDLFARMRPLLENVLTDLRHPRPVRIEADPYGWYDSEPEYPSKSSYSDDEAYAEARGAWEQAQDDWWENRRPVIPDAPAFTPPELPDASARVDLRGRRLQVIVKLATIHLTADKPEYPGGSWHVEGMMNERIVSTGIYYWDSENITESRLSFRAALDDPNYEQNDDNGLREVYGLEDEDALNQILGSTSTPAGRCLAFPNILQHRVDPFRLTDTTRPGHRKILAFFLVDPSERIVSTSDVPPQQPWSDTSTMTLEQAKDYREQLMQERKFFVDEHNEQLYEREFSLCEH; from the coding sequence TTGACCGGCCTGCCTGCTTTCCCGCTGCCCTTTCACGCATCCCGTTCCATATCGTTCGCGACACCCCGAACGCTGCGGGAACTTCAGATGATGCAGTGCAGCTCACACATTCGGGCGAAGCCGGGATGGTTCGACAAGATGAACGATGCCGACATCGTCGCCAGGTGGACGCAGGAAGCGGTCGCCCAGGGCCTCACCGAAGCACAGGTTCGTTACGTGCTTGCCGAGCTCGTGCATTACGCCGCGCTGCGGGACGGGCGAACCGGCGTCGAGGTGTCGGCCGTCGACGGGGTGTGGCAGTCGGACGCACTGGTCGACGACAAGCTCAGATCCCGGCTGCGCGAGGCGGTTCAGGTTCTGGAACAGGTCCCCGAAGCAGAACAGGACTGGCATCCCGGATCCGACGGCCAGGTGCTGGATCTGGTTCATCCCTCACTGTTCTGCCTGGTGAGAGAGGCGAGTGGCGCGCCCGAGCGGGCTTGGCAGAACCCGACGGACCGCTATTCGAGGTACGAATTCTCGGAGAAGTTCCAGTGGCTGCCCACGGACGTCGACGTCAGTGACGACGGCGATGTCGCCTTCCGTTCGTACGTCAACAACGTCCACCCCGAGATTCACCACGAACTGGCCGCCGTCCTACCGGACTTGTTCGCACGCATGCGCCCGCTGCTGGAGAACGTGCTCACCGATCTGCGCCATCCGCGGCCCGTGCGTATCGAGGCCGATCCTTACGGGTGGTACGACTCGGAGCCGGAGTATCCGAGCAAATCCTCCTACAGTGATGACGAGGCCTACGCAGAGGCCCGTGGCGCGTGGGAACAGGCCCAGGACGACTGGTGGGAGAACCGCCGCCCGGTCATCCCGGACGCCCCGGCCTTCACCCCGCCCGAGTTGCCGGACGCATCCGCCCGAGTCGACCTGCGCGGCCGCCGCCTCCAGGTCATCGTCAAGCTCGCCACCATTCATCTCACCGCGGACAAGCCCGAGTACCCCGGCGGTTCCTGGCACGTCGAGGGGATGATGAACGAGCGGATCGTCTCGACCGGCATCTACTACTGGGACAGCGAGAACATCACCGAAAGCCGGCTGAGTTTCCGGGCGGCACTCGACGACCCGAACTACGAACAGAACGACGACAACGGTCTGCGTGAGGTCTACGGCCTGGAGGACGAAGACGCACTGAACCAGATACTGGGATCGACATCGACCCCGGCGGGCCGCTGCCTGGCGTTCCCGAACATCCTGCAACACCGCGTCGACCCATTCCGCCTCACGGACACCACCCGCCCGGGACATCGCAAAATTCTCGCGTTCTTCCTGGTCGACCCGTCGGAAAGGATCGTCTCGACATCCGATGTGCCACCGCAACAACCATGGTCCGACACCTCGACCATGACGCTCGAGCAGGCAAAGGACTACCGCGAACAACTCATGCAGGAACGCAAGTTCTTCGTCGACGAACACAACGAGCAGCTCTACGAACGAGAATTCTCCCTCTGCGAGCACTGA
- the lxmK gene encoding class V lanthionine synthetase subunit LxmK codes for MTSDHRYRTRVTDVDSVPAVANALAGLRLGTLDSTNLVAHNGRNENWAGRTTSGANVFVKRLEGPTADVSRRLNNILTFEELLATSSTAALKAPRYLGCSEEDAIVVFELLPGARTGAERADDDAFEEKDAFRVGEMIGALHGINPAPATTLDTSLPVLPPVSYLDALPLETHRNSSFAELELWRILQQDDALSAALRRLRDSEGQSADRRAIHGDLRLDQLLFVDDMPYLIDWEELRWGDPARDLGAYIGEWLYRALRKLPGTGTEDSPEPADSADSGRELVARGVRELLRRRPLIEQFCTGYRSTGRPFEASLRERSAGFAGWHLIDRVMAAAARRPSLTPLDRAALGTARTVLVDPAAVTKTLGLED; via the coding sequence GTGACGTCCGACCACCGTTATCGTACGAGGGTCACCGATGTGGACTCCGTGCCGGCGGTCGCGAACGCCCTGGCCGGACTGCGTCTCGGCACCCTCGACAGCACGAACCTGGTGGCACACAACGGCCGCAACGAGAACTGGGCCGGCCGAACGACCAGCGGCGCCAACGTCTTCGTCAAGCGTCTCGAGGGACCTACTGCAGATGTCTCCCGGCGCCTCAACAACATCCTCACTTTCGAAGAGCTCCTTGCCACCTCCTCGACAGCGGCATTGAAAGCCCCGCGCTACCTAGGCTGCAGTGAGGAGGACGCGATCGTTGTCTTCGAACTCCTGCCGGGGGCCCGCACAGGTGCCGAACGGGCGGACGACGACGCATTCGAGGAGAAGGACGCATTCCGTGTCGGCGAGATGATCGGAGCTCTCCACGGAATCAACCCGGCCCCGGCGACAACCCTGGATACGAGCCTGCCTGTCCTGCCTCCCGTCTCGTACCTCGACGCGCTGCCCTTGGAGACTCACCGCAACTCCAGCTTCGCCGAGCTGGAACTGTGGCGAATCCTGCAGCAGGACGACGCGCTCTCCGCGGCGCTCCGACGCCTGAGGGACAGCGAGGGCCAGTCCGCCGACCGTCGTGCGATCCACGGAGACCTCCGCCTCGACCAGCTCCTCTTCGTCGACGACATGCCCTACCTGATCGACTGGGAAGAGCTGCGCTGGGGTGACCCAGCCCGAGACCTCGGCGCGTACATCGGCGAATGGCTGTACCGCGCGCTGCGCAAGCTCCCGGGAACCGGAACCGAGGACTCTCCCGAACCGGCCGACAGCGCGGATTCGGGACGCGAGCTTGTCGCCCGGGGGGTGCGCGAACTACTCCGGCGGCGACCCTTGATCGAACAATTCTGCACCGGGTACCGCTCCACTGGCCGGCCGTTCGAGGCATCGCTGCGCGAGCGCAGCGCGGGCTTCGCGGGCTGGCACCTCATAGACCGCGTGATGGCAGCAGCTGCTCGGCGCCCGAGTCTGACCCCGCTGGACCGAGCAGCGCTGGGGACCGCCAGGACGGTGCTGGTCGACCCGGCCGCTGTTACCAAGACACTCGGTCTGGAGGACTGA
- a CDS encoding SDR family NAD(P)-dependent oxidoreductase, translating into MTAEPRIVLITGATSGLGRHLAEQLADQGDTILVHGRDAGRVDSCVQGLRAAGAAAHPYVADLARLDEVRALSEQILAEQPRIDVLINNAGVGPGPEGAERQLSDDAHELRFAVNYLAPVLLTRLLLPGLRNARSPRVVNVGSAAQLEIDFDDLTMDRFYHGWVAYGRSKLALASFSTDLAAELAGEHIPVNCVHPANFMPTPMVQELGIPSESTIEQGAEAVLRLACATGDTAATGGYYDGVNAAPPHQDVLDPAKRALLGETSEEILASHLAAGSDFRTHVEKILAGLETSPAREALVHRGRRTTALELRAMVFRMARALRRQGVDRRQTVTILSGTRPEALAVRFAAGLVGCRVHHLNNSLTAETQAAIVQDIETHTLIVDPGYGDRAEELTGLASVAQVLSLGPSDTRTDLLELAAQEAADPFPSRARPQDICVFNYTGGTTGRPKGIAVTYEEISGNYTAPPAGGAQKPRLLMCTPLMYTGGVMADVVLMSEGTVVLHDGFDAGEVLAAIERERITHIFLVPPMPYQLVDHPASVTTDTSSMRTVMYAGCRASASRLADVVRRFGPVLVQSYGQNEAGGISVLASQDHDPSRPGVLSSAGRPLPWVTVAIRDEAGRELPPLEHGEICVRSKTVMRGYWKQPDESDAVLKDGWLHTGDIGFLDSNGYLTVTDRARDMINVASDHIYPSDLEDLLNSHHLVADSAVFGVLGDDAIEHVHAVVVPVPGETINPQKLLEMVREAWGEICVPIQLGFTDSLPRTGAGKPDKQRLKALASTRKVESEL; encoded by the coding sequence ATGACAGCCGAACCGCGCATCGTACTGATCACCGGCGCCACGTCGGGCCTGGGCCGGCACCTGGCGGAGCAGCTCGCAGATCAGGGCGACACGATCCTGGTACACGGGCGCGACGCCGGACGTGTGGACTCCTGTGTCCAGGGCCTTCGCGCCGCTGGAGCCGCAGCCCACCCCTACGTCGCGGACCTCGCGCGTCTCGACGAGGTACGAGCCCTCTCGGAACAGATCCTCGCCGAACAGCCACGCATCGACGTACTGATCAACAATGCGGGTGTGGGCCCGGGGCCGGAAGGCGCCGAAAGACAGCTCAGCGACGACGCGCATGAACTGCGCTTCGCCGTGAACTACCTGGCGCCGGTGCTTCTCACACGCCTTCTGCTGCCAGGGCTGAGGAATGCCCGTTCGCCCCGCGTAGTGAACGTCGGATCCGCCGCACAGCTCGAAATCGACTTCGACGACCTGACGATGGACCGCTTCTACCACGGGTGGGTGGCGTACGGGCGATCCAAGCTCGCGCTGGCGTCATTCAGCACGGACCTTGCCGCGGAACTCGCAGGTGAACACATCCCGGTGAACTGCGTCCACCCGGCCAACTTCATGCCGACGCCCATGGTCCAGGAGCTCGGCATTCCCTCGGAGTCGACCATCGAGCAGGGCGCCGAAGCCGTCCTGCGACTGGCCTGCGCGACCGGAGACACAGCGGCAACCGGCGGCTACTACGACGGAGTGAATGCGGCGCCGCCTCACCAGGACGTCCTGGACCCCGCCAAGCGCGCCCTCCTGGGCGAAACCAGCGAAGAGATTCTGGCCAGCCATCTCGCGGCCGGGTCGGACTTCCGTACGCACGTCGAGAAGATTCTCGCAGGGCTCGAAACTTCGCCCGCCCGAGAAGCCCTCGTCCACCGGGGACGGCGCACGACCGCGCTCGAGCTCCGCGCCATGGTGTTCCGCATGGCCCGAGCCCTGCGCCGCCAGGGGGTGGACCGCCGACAGACGGTGACCATTCTCAGCGGGACCCGGCCCGAGGCCCTCGCCGTCCGATTCGCCGCAGGCCTGGTCGGCTGCCGCGTCCACCATCTCAACAACAGTCTGACGGCCGAGACGCAGGCGGCCATCGTCCAGGACATCGAGACCCACACGCTGATCGTCGATCCCGGGTACGGCGATCGAGCCGAAGAACTGACCGGCCTGGCGTCGGTGGCGCAGGTCCTCTCGCTCGGTCCGTCAGACACGCGTACGGACCTCTTGGAGCTTGCCGCACAGGAGGCGGCAGATCCGTTCCCCAGCCGAGCACGCCCCCAGGACATCTGCGTGTTCAATTACACCGGTGGCACTACGGGCCGGCCCAAGGGTATCGCCGTCACCTATGAGGAGATCAGCGGCAACTACACCGCTCCGCCCGCCGGCGGGGCGCAGAAACCCCGCCTGCTGATGTGCACCCCCCTGATGTACACCGGCGGCGTGATGGCCGACGTCGTCCTCATGAGCGAGGGGACTGTCGTGCTTCACGACGGCTTCGACGCCGGCGAGGTGCTTGCCGCCATCGAACGCGAGCGGATCACGCACATCTTCCTCGTGCCGCCCATGCCCTACCAGCTGGTGGACCATCCGGCCTCGGTCACGACCGACACCTCCAGCATGCGCACCGTCATGTACGCGGGCTGCCGGGCCTCTGCCAGCCGTCTCGCCGACGTGGTCCGGCGTTTCGGGCCGGTCCTCGTGCAGTCCTACGGACAGAACGAGGCGGGAGGGATCAGTGTCCTCGCGTCCCAGGACCACGACCCCTCGCGGCCGGGCGTGCTGAGCTCCGCCGGCAGGCCGCTGCCGTGGGTCACGGTCGCGATCCGGGACGAGGCCGGACGCGAACTTCCGCCGCTCGAACACGGCGAAATCTGCGTGCGCTCCAAGACCGTCATGCGCGGGTACTGGAAGCAGCCCGACGAATCGGACGCGGTACTCAAGGACGGCTGGCTGCACACCGGTGACATCGGGTTTCTGGACAGCAACGGATACCTGACCGTCACCGACCGGGCCAGGGACATGATCAACGTGGCGAGCGACCACATATATCCCTCCGACCTCGAGGATCTGCTGAACTCCCATCACCTGGTCGCTGACAGCGCTGTCTTCGGCGTGCTCGGCGACGATGCGATCGAGCATGTTCACGCGGTCGTCGTGCCCGTCCCCGGTGAGACCATCAACCCGCAGAAGCTCCTGGAGATGGTGCGCGAGGCATGGGGGGAGATCTGCGTCCCCATACAGCTCGGCTTCACGGACAGCCTGCCGAGGACCGGCGCCGGAAAGCCTGACAAGCAAAGACTGAAGGCTCTCGCGAGCACGCGGAAAGTGGAATCGGAACTGTGA
- a CDS encoding M16 family metallopeptidase, with translation MLLHVAGGRTGEHAQAWTVADIDSARNAEWIGVFGYTPAASLPAVLREIGRHLAEPRFSDASVAEARDRLAAQVAIRRGEPRWMALTTLLRRCRAEKTMPHELPSPAALRGVEPGAVRSLHSSRLTPHGAVLVLVGDVQGSPVAALMEEAFSGWRRDEAPQDLPALPSAATDEVVLVHRPHSAQAELLMMSPALQRTHPRRPALDIANAVFGAGVASRLAMNIRERKGYAYMAGSATEMVAGSPTTVVRLAANEETAALALRDTRAELAAMISSPPTEEEIAVTKRLLTGRIATALVSPSAHATLLANLLSEGVGPEWMDHYPLALAAVGSGDVVEAALHHLDPAGFDTVVVGNATALAVSLADVPGITVRRFEHIDDVPHGLPAPSQLQRTDQEVSR, from the coding sequence GTGCTCTTGCACGTGGCGGGCGGGCGGACAGGTGAACACGCGCAGGCCTGGACCGTCGCCGACATCGACTCTGCCCGGAACGCCGAATGGATCGGAGTCTTCGGCTACACCCCCGCGGCTTCGCTGCCAGCCGTCCTGCGGGAAATCGGCCGGCACCTGGCGGAGCCCCGGTTCAGCGACGCGTCCGTAGCCGAGGCCCGCGACCGCCTTGCGGCGCAGGTCGCCATCCGGCGCGGCGAACCGCGGTGGATGGCGCTCACCACCCTGCTGCGCAGGTGCCGTGCGGAGAAGACCATGCCGCACGAACTGCCGTCCCCCGCGGCGCTGAGGGGTGTCGAGCCCGGGGCGGTCCGCAGCCTGCACTCCTCACGTCTCACACCGCATGGAGCGGTCCTCGTCCTCGTCGGCGATGTCCAGGGCTCACCGGTTGCCGCCCTCATGGAAGAGGCCTTCTCCGGATGGCGCAGGGACGAAGCCCCACAGGACCTCCCGGCTCTTCCTTCCGCCGCCACCGACGAAGTCGTACTCGTCCACCGGCCGCACTCCGCACAGGCCGAGCTCCTGATGATGAGCCCAGCGCTGCAACGGACGCACCCGCGACGTCCCGCCCTGGACATCGCGAACGCAGTCTTCGGGGCAGGGGTTGCCTCTCGCCTCGCCATGAACATCCGGGAGCGGAAGGGATACGCGTACATGGCGGGGTCGGCGACCGAGATGGTTGCAGGGAGCCCCACGACCGTGGTCCGCCTGGCGGCGAACGAAGAGACCGCCGCCCTCGCTCTTCGCGACACGAGGGCCGAACTGGCCGCCATGATCTCCAGCCCGCCCACGGAGGAGGAGATCGCGGTGACGAAAAGACTGCTGACCGGACGCATCGCGACCGCACTGGTCTCCCCCTCCGCACACGCGACTCTGCTCGCCAACCTGCTCTCCGAGGGCGTGGGCCCCGAGTGGATGGACCACTACCCACTGGCCCTCGCAGCGGTCGGCTCCGGGGACGTCGTCGAGGCAGCGCTCCATCATCTCGACCCCGCAGGATTCGACACGGTCGTCGTCGGCAATGCGACAGCCCTTGCCGTATCCCTGGCCGATGTCCCCGGGATCACGGTCCGCCGGTTCGAACACATCGACGACGTGCCTCACGGGCTCCCGGCCCCCTCCCAGCTCCAGCGAACCGACCAGGAGGTATCACGGTGA
- a CDS encoding T3SS effector HopA1 family protein: MLSERLRSALEELEVDPGALTARVLDTTVTASTLPELRHALAYKIYEVLHAGMTLGDEPALRTLRDRRYERLLSDAVPHHDTLVEASVTEAATSADNARRIATIDGVRTLVDAPAPADAQVARRADRDRFLLRYPSRRPALSPGFFLVDGSRGRPRTTRLRRYYLHIEDAAAAPQAWGQLLTVLEGGATRYRAKISSNPLYYPRRDAIVVYLDDDDAALFDAAGIAAVLTGLGRTTSVFARELAPGVSSAEEPSDSRPGMARMSFGQHRSHAVAEGLMDHALHPAGPTAEAAVCSALAQANIVPHAPWMNGDGR, from the coding sequence GTGCTGTCCGAGCGTCTGCGCTCCGCTCTCGAGGAGCTCGAGGTGGACCCGGGTGCCTTGACCGCCCGCGTCCTGGATACCACCGTCACGGCGAGCACCTTGCCCGAACTCCGTCACGCCCTGGCCTACAAGATCTACGAAGTACTGCACGCGGGAATGACCTTGGGGGATGAACCGGCCCTCCGTACCCTGCGCGACAGGCGGTACGAGAGGCTGCTGTCGGACGCCGTACCCCACCATGACACCTTGGTGGAAGCATCCGTGACGGAGGCCGCAACGAGCGCGGACAACGCACGACGCATCGCGACCATCGACGGGGTGCGCACGTTGGTGGACGCGCCGGCTCCGGCCGACGCACAGGTGGCACGACGTGCTGACCGGGACCGGTTCCTGCTGCGCTATCCCTCTCGCCGCCCCGCGCTTTCTCCGGGATTCTTTCTGGTGGACGGTTCCCGCGGGCGCCCCCGAACCACTCGTCTGCGCCGCTACTACCTTCACATCGAGGACGCAGCAGCAGCCCCGCAGGCATGGGGGCAATTGCTGACGGTGCTGGAGGGCGGCGCGACCCGCTACCGAGCCAAGATCAGCTCGAATCCGCTGTACTACCCGCGCAGGGATGCGATCGTCGTCTACCTGGACGACGATGACGCTGCTCTCTTCGACGCCGCAGGGATTGCCGCCGTCCTCACCGGACTCGGCCGTACGACGTCGGTTTTCGCCCGGGAGCTTGCCCCCGGCGTGTCCTCGGCCGAGGAACCGTCCGACAGCCGTCCCGGCATGGCCCGCATGAGCTTCGGCCAACACCGGTCCCATGCCGTGGCCGAGGGGCTCATGGACCACGCCCTGCATCCCGCCGGTCCGACCGCCGAGGCAGCGGTCTGCAGTGCACTCGCCCAGGCCAACATCGTGCCGCACGCGCCATGGATGAACGGCGACGGGCGATGA
- a CDS encoding tetratricopeptide repeat protein produces MAKPDAGPTFGIIHDRQGRYEDAHERHRQAPHVYREAGSRIGETIVLNNIGLLQGRYDEARRHHHHAVELSRRLDFPGDEAESFNALAEAARSMGDLAKAVAEHGLAPTANAPGQPVASPPIRRHERHRPAPRPGVPEPGGCPSGQPGAPRTR; encoded by the coding sequence GTGGCGAAGCCAGATGCCGGACCGACTTTTGGCATCATCCACGATCGCCAAGGACGGTACGAGGACGCCCACGAGCGCCATCGGCAAGCGCCGCACGTGTACCGCGAGGCGGGATCCCGCATCGGCGAGACCATCGTGCTGAACAACATCGGGCTGCTGCAAGGCCGCTACGACGAGGCCCGGCGCCATCACCACCACGCCGTGGAGCTGAGCCGCAGGCTCGACTTCCCCGGAGACGAGGCCGAGTCGTTCAACGCCCTTGCGGAGGCCGCCCGGTCCATGGGCGACCTCGCCAAGGCCGTGGCCGAGCACGGACTGGCGCCGACCGCGAACGCGCCCGGACAGCCGGTGGCATCACCACCGATCAGACGTCATGAACGCCATCGACCAGCACCTCGACCGGGCGTTCCGGAACCAGGCGGGTGCCCATCGGGTCAGCCAGGGGCGCCGCGTACTCGGTGA
- a CDS encoding KamA family radical SAM protein, translating into MSATTEAAAAGTRLPGSAFQPYTYRRTELVEPDWQRFPGWREVSAEQWMNPQWQRVHCIKNARQLRGVMGNLLDDDFYDDWERDRLHRATMSVLVPPHMLNTMVPFSVPTGAGSLTAEFYTDAVRRYMLPVFSDRHPVWSSHPRASRDSLHEQDMWVVEGLTHRYPTKVLAELLTTCPQYCGHCTRMDLVGTSTPQVEKSRMTLKPADRAEAILQHLRRSPGIRDVVVSGGDLANMPWPRLEAFLNELLDIDNIRDIRLASKALIGLPQYWASAPVLEGIHRLAAKAVPRGVQIALHTHANAAQQVTPYVARTARALLAAGLRDVRNQGVLMRGVNDSAQSLLDLCFALCDHASVTPYYFYMCDMIPHAEHWRLSVGQAQRLQHEIMGYLPGFSTPRIVCDVPFVGKRWVDQYEAYDRDRGISYWGKNYLTSLEDGEHGALGRQHQYYDPIDLLPTSGQLWWKESARG; encoded by the coding sequence GTGAGCGCCACGACGGAAGCGGCGGCCGCAGGGACACGGCTGCCGGGCTCGGCCTTCCAGCCGTACACCTACCGCCGAACCGAACTGGTCGAGCCGGACTGGCAGCGCTTCCCCGGCTGGCGCGAGGTCAGCGCCGAACAGTGGATGAACCCTCAGTGGCAGCGCGTGCACTGCATCAAGAATGCGCGTCAGCTACGGGGCGTGATGGGGAACCTGCTGGACGACGACTTCTACGACGACTGGGAACGCGACCGACTGCACCGCGCCACGATGTCCGTGCTGGTGCCGCCGCACATGCTCAACACCATGGTTCCGTTCTCCGTACCCACCGGTGCGGGCTCACTCACCGCCGAGTTCTACACCGACGCTGTCCGCCGGTACATGCTGCCGGTGTTCTCCGACAGGCACCCCGTCTGGTCGTCCCACCCGAGAGCGAGCCGCGACTCCCTGCACGAACAGGACATGTGGGTTGTCGAGGGTCTCACGCACCGGTATCCCACCAAGGTGCTCGCGGAACTCCTGACCACCTGCCCCCAGTACTGCGGGCATTGCACCCGGATGGATCTCGTCGGCACGTCGACGCCCCAGGTGGAAAAATCGCGCATGACGCTCAAGCCCGCCGACCGGGCAGAAGCGATCCTGCAGCATCTGCGGCGCTCACCGGGAATCAGGGACGTCGTGGTATCCGGCGGCGATCTGGCCAACATGCCGTGGCCCCGCCTGGAGGCATTCCTCAACGAGCTCTTGGACATCGACAACATCAGGGACATCCGGCTCGCCAGCAAGGCACTCATCGGCCTGCCGCAGTACTGGGCTTCCGCCCCGGTTCTGGAGGGTATCCACCGTCTGGCGGCGAAGGCGGTGCCACGGGGCGTCCAGATCGCCCTGCACACCCACGCGAACGCAGCTCAGCAGGTGACACCGTACGTCGCTCGCACTGCGCGAGCACTCCTGGCTGCAGGATTGCGTGACGTGCGCAACCAGGGTGTCCTCATGCGTGGGGTGAACGACAGCGCTCAGTCTCTGCTCGACCTGTGTTTCGCGCTGTGCGACCACGCCTCCGTCACCCCCTACTACTTCTACATGTGCGACATGATTCCCCATGCGGAGCACTGGCGGCTTTCGGTCGGCCAAGCGCAGCGCCTCCAGCACGAGATCATGGGGTACCTTCCCGGGTTCTCCACTCCGCGCATCGTGTGCGACGTTCCGTTCGTAGGAAAGCGGTGGGTCGACCAATACGAGGCCTATGACCGTGACCGAGGCATTAGCTACTGGGGGAAGAACTACCTCACGTCCCTGGAGGACGGAGAACATGGTGCTCTCGGCCGACAGCACCAGTACTACGACCCCATTGACCTGTTGCCGACATCGGGCCAACTGTGGTGGAAGGAATCCGCCCGGGGCTGA